One genomic window of Coffea eugenioides isolate CCC68of chromosome 1, Ceug_1.0, whole genome shotgun sequence includes the following:
- the LOC113770154 gene encoding uncharacterized protein LOC113770154 — translation MKLSVVFKSLRSYPALRVVTGPLQSRAFQPDFIPRDSKSKPVRHKYLAFYDPYGPRPPPSDKIIRLVEQIAALSPKERNFIGPTLRDRLRHPKIQPVLVEGMDLGPYGGSGVGSSKAEKKKVEKTAFDVKLVKFDAAAKIKVIKEVRAFTNLGLKEAKDLAEKVRVLIK, via the coding sequence ATGAAGCTTTCTGTTGTTTTCAAATCCTTGCGTAGCTATCCCGCTCTTCGTGTGGTTACTGGCCCTCTACAGTCTCGTGCATTTCAGCCTGATTTCATTCCCAGGGATTCCAAATCAAAGCCCGTAAGACACAAGTATCTTGCTTTCTATGATCCTTATGGCCCTAGACCCCCACCTTCAGATAAGATCATTCGGCTTGTAGAGCAGATTGCAGCCCTGTCTCCGAAAGAGCGTAATTTTATTGGTCCCACGCTTAGAGACAGACTAAGGCATCCTAAGATTCAACCAGTTTTAGTGGAGGGCATGGACTTGGGTCCTTATGGAGGGTCTGGTGTTGGGTCTTCAAAGGCTGAGAAGAAAAAGGTCGAAAAAACTGCATTTGATGTCAAGTTAGTAAAGTTTGATGCTGCTGCAAAAATTAAGGTGATCAAAGAGGTTCGTGCTTTCACAAATTTGGGGTTGAAGGAAGCCAAAGATTTAGCTGAGAAAGTACGAGTTTTAATTAAGTAA